Proteins from one Archocentrus centrarchus isolate MPI-CPG fArcCen1 chromosome 8, fArcCen1, whole genome shotgun sequence genomic window:
- the pctp gene encoding phosphatidylcholine transfer protein: MPLQFTDEEFQSAWKELDEPQLEGGWELFVETTEVKIYRLYDKETGLYEYKVYGVLTTCTPELCADVYMDLNYRKNWDGYVKELYEKDFDGQSAIYWEVKYPFPLSNRDYVYVRERRDLDVNGRKIWVILARSSPETPCAEKGGVLRVKDYNQSVALESDGAGGTKLFMNYFDNPGGNIPTWLVNWAAKKGVPGFITDMKKACRDYNSYCQKK, encoded by the exons ATGCCGCTGCAGTTCACGGATGAGGAGTTCCAGAGTGCGTGGAAGGAGCTGGACGAGCCGCAGCTGGAGGGAGGATGGGAGCTTTTCGTGGAGACGACGGAAGTCAAAATCTACCGGCTCTATGACAAG GAAACTGGACTTTATGAGTACAAAGTCTATGGTGTGCTCACCACCTGCACTCCAGAGCTGTGTGCAGATGTCTACATGGACTTGAATTATCGAAAAAACTGGGATGGATATgtgaaag AGCTGTACGAGAAAGACTTTGATGGACAGTCAGCCATCTACTGGGAGGTGAAATACCCGTTCCCTCTGTCAAACAGAGAC TATGTTTATGTGAGGGAGCGAAGAGACCTGGATGTGAATGGCAGGAAGATCTGGGTGATCCTTGCCAGAAGCTCCCCGGAGACGCCGTGTGCAGAAAAGGGCGGCGTGCTGCGGGTCAAAGACTACAACCAGAGTGTCGCCCTGGAGAGCGATGGAGCCGGCGGAACTAAAC ttttcatgaaTTACTTCGACAATCCTGGCGGAAATATTCCGACCTGGCTGGTGAACTGGGCAGCAAAG AAAGGGGTTCCAGGTTTCATAACAGACATGAAGAAGGCCTGCAGAGACTACAACAGCTACTGCCAGAAGAAATGA
- the tmem100a gene encoding transmembrane protein 100: MPEDANKEAMRTPATPEKANNAEHPAAAMTAVNIPLVNEVQLTAATGGAELSCYRCTIPFGVVVLIAGIVVTAVAYSFNSHGSTISYFGLVLLSAGLFLLASSAVCWKVRLERKKERRRESQTALVANQRSIFS, translated from the coding sequence ATGCCAGAAGACGCTAATAAGGAGGCCATGAGAACACCAGCGACACCAGAGAAGGCCAACAATGCTGAGCACCCTGCTGCCGCCATGACTGCAGTAAACATCCCCCTGGTTAATGAAGTCCAGCTGACTGCAGCCACCGGCGGGGCAGAGCTCTCCTGCTATCGTTGCACCATCCCGTTTGGAGTGGTGGTGCTCATTGCGGGCATCGTGGTCACCGCAGTGGCTTACAGCTTTAACTCGCACGGATCCACCATCTCTTATTTTGGCCTGGTGCTCCTCTCTGCCGGACTTTTCCTTTTAGCGTCCAGCGCCGTCTGTTGGAAGGTGCGGCTggagaggaagaaggagagGCGGCGGGAGAGCCAAACCGCCTTGGTTGCAAACCAGAGGAGCATTTTCAGCTGA